In a genomic window of Venatoribacter cucullus:
- the ilvY gene encoding HTH-type transcriptional activator IlvY translates to MDYKDLQVFLSLCSCLHLGKASVQLHMSPSTLSRRLARMEEEAGAQLLTRDTTPLQLTAAGERFRQHAEQTLLSWQELRTALSTEVSDLSGRLTLYCSVTASYSFLADLLSRFRERYPLVDLRIHTGDAAESIPRALSGEADVVIAARPEQLPQELTFKAIAASPLLFIAPRAPGAVSALTRSDIDWSAVPMVLSETGLARTRVNRWFESRGITPHIYAQVTGNEAIVSMVALGVGAGVVPELVLRNSPMAGRVRVLNVQPELEPFSIGLCAPTQRLHEPLLQALWKTAVI, encoded by the coding sequence ATGGATTACAAAGACTTGCAGGTGTTTTTAAGCCTCTGCAGCTGTCTGCACTTGGGGAAAGCCAGTGTGCAACTGCACATGAGTCCGTCCACGCTCAGCCGGCGGCTGGCGCGTATGGAAGAAGAAGCCGGTGCGCAACTGTTAACCCGCGATACCACACCGTTGCAGTTAACCGCCGCCGGTGAGCGTTTCCGTCAGCATGCTGAGCAAACCTTATTAAGCTGGCAGGAGTTGCGCACAGCTCTGAGTACCGAAGTGAGCGACCTCAGTGGTCGTCTGACACTCTACTGTTCGGTAACTGCCAGCTACAGCTTTCTGGCCGATCTGTTATCGCGTTTCCGTGAACGCTATCCGCTGGTGGATCTGCGTATCCACACCGGTGATGCCGCAGAGTCTATTCCGCGGGCGCTGTCCGGTGAGGCGGATGTGGTGATTGCGGCCCGCCCTGAGCAGTTACCGCAGGAGCTCACTTTTAAGGCCATTGCCGCGTCACCTTTATTGTTCATTGCCCCGCGGGCACCAGGGGCGGTGTCAGCGCTAACCCGCAGTGATATCGACTGGTCGGCGGTACCCATGGTGCTGTCGGAAACCGGGTTGGCCCGTACCCGGGTAAATCGCTGGTTTGAAAGCCGTGGCATTACTCCGCATATCTATGCCCAGGTCACCGGCAACGAAGCCATTGTCAGCATGGTGGCATTAGGGGTTGGGGCTGGAGTGGTGCCGGAACTGGTATTGCGCAACAGTCCAATGGCCGGCCGGGTGCGGGTATTGAATGTACAACCTGAGCTGGAGCCGTTTTCCATTGGCCTGTGCGCGCCGACGCAACGTTTGCATGAACCTTTATTGCAGGCGTTGTGGAAGACGGCTGTTATTTGA
- a CDS encoding SufE family protein, with amino-acid sequence MTLTENPFGTSISTEDILDTLGFFDDWEERYKYIIDLGKQLPVMADSKKTEQYLLRGCQSQVWIDSELNNGVLNFEADSDAHIVRGLLGVVLAAYNHKTPAGILAFDIDDYFARIDLVKHLSPTRGNGLRAMVQRIQDTARNAG; translated from the coding sequence ATGACCCTCACTGAAAACCCCTTCGGCACCAGCATCAGCACCGAAGACATTCTCGATACCCTGGGCTTTTTTGACGACTGGGAAGAGCGCTACAAATACATCATCGATCTGGGTAAACAATTACCCGTTATGGCCGACAGCAAAAAAACCGAACAGTATCTGCTGCGCGGTTGTCAGAGCCAGGTGTGGATCGACAGCGAACTGAATAACGGCGTGCTGAATTTCGAAGCCGATTCCGATGCACACATTGTGCGCGGTTTGCTGGGCGTGGTACTGGCGGCGTACAACCACAAAACCCCGGCGGGTATTCTGGCCTTTGATATAGACGATTATTTTGCCCGCATCGATCTGGTCAAACATTTAAGCCCCACCCGCGGCAACGGTTTACGCGCCATGGTGCAACGCATTCAGGACACCGCGCGCAACGCCGGCTGA
- a CDS encoding histidine triad nucleotide-binding protein, with translation MSEDTIFGKISRGELPATIVYEDDLCLAFRDLYPAAPMHILLIPRKPIPRLCDSVPEDQALLGHLMLTASKIAAQEGFGEAYRLVVNNGEGAGQSVFHLHLHIIGGRDLHWPPG, from the coding sequence ATGTCTGAAGATACTATTTTCGGCAAAATTTCCCGCGGTGAATTACCGGCGACCATCGTGTATGAAGATGATCTGTGTCTGGCCTTCCGCGATCTTTATCCGGCGGCGCCCATGCATATTCTGCTGATTCCGCGTAAGCCCATTCCGCGTTTGTGTGATTCGGTGCCGGAAGACCAGGCTCTGTTGGGCCATCTGATGCTGACGGCCAGCAAAATTGCCGCTCAGGAAGGTTTTGGTGAGGCCTACCGTTTGGTGGTAAATAACGGCGAAGGTGCCGGTCAGTCTGTATTCCATCTGCACCTGCATATTATTGGCGGCCGTGATTTGCATTGGCCTCCGGGTTAA
- a CDS encoding ATP-binding cassette domain-containing protein: protein MQFSAIKARLYDGRFLSVPQWNIQPGECWAITGTNGSGKTVLSMLTADQVVLSHGEAMNLPARVAFVSLEAQARQIELERKEDESDITDEPDKGTLIRDYLAPLAKVQHLIDFLQVGHLLDSGFRALSTGESRKVLLIRALQDQPDLLVLDEPLEGLDQLSRERVLQLLTEQQAAGQAMLWVANRLDEIPSWITHLAFMHDAELLCQGHKDDVLARPEVQGLMHFNRPLGDFPAAPNADTLPADQPLVRMVNTRIRYDERVLFSDLNWEIKPGCHWAIQGPNGCGKTSLLQLITGDNPQCYSNELYLFGMRRGRGESIWDIKKHIGIVSSALQWEYRASTNVLTTVISGLYDSIGLYRSSGDDDKQLALRWLELIGLRHKANQSLQHLSYGEQRLVLIARALIKQPPLLILDEPCQGLDDPSRHLVLAFIARLAEQQKITLLYVTHHADEIPAAIQQRLFFRMQDGASRIEISRQ from the coding sequence GTGCAGTTTTCTGCGATCAAAGCCCGTCTCTACGACGGGCGTTTTCTTTCTGTTCCACAGTGGAATATCCAGCCGGGTGAGTGCTGGGCGATTACCGGCACCAATGGCAGCGGTAAAACCGTGCTGTCGATGCTGACAGCGGATCAGGTTGTACTCAGTCATGGTGAGGCGATGAACTTGCCAGCTAGGGTGGCCTTTGTGTCATTGGAGGCACAGGCCCGTCAGATTGAACTGGAACGCAAAGAAGACGAAAGCGACATTACCGATGAACCGGATAAAGGTACGTTAATTCGTGATTACCTGGCACCGCTGGCTAAGGTGCAGCACCTTATTGATTTCCTGCAGGTAGGTCATCTTCTGGATTCCGGTTTTCGGGCGTTATCCACCGGTGAAAGCCGCAAGGTTTTGCTGATTCGTGCCTTGCAGGACCAGCCAGATTTATTGGTGTTGGATGAACCGTTGGAAGGCCTGGATCAGCTCAGTCGTGAACGCGTATTGCAGCTGCTGACGGAGCAGCAGGCGGCCGGTCAGGCGATGCTCTGGGTAGCTAACCGGTTGGATGAAATTCCATCCTGGATAACGCATCTGGCCTTTATGCACGATGCTGAGCTGTTATGTCAGGGACATAAAGACGACGTTCTGGCGCGCCCGGAAGTGCAGGGGTTAATGCACTTCAATCGTCCGCTCGGTGATTTTCCAGCGGCCCCAAATGCTGACACCTTGCCAGCCGACCAACCTTTGGTACGCATGGTGAATACCCGTATCCGTTATGATGAGCGGGTGTTATTCAGCGATCTGAACTGGGAAATTAAGCCTGGCTGCCACTGGGCGATTCAGGGGCCGAATGGTTGCGGTAAAACCAGTTTGTTGCAGTTAATCACCGGCGATAATCCACAGTGCTACAGCAACGAATTGTATTTGTTCGGTATGCGCCGTGGCCGTGGCGAAAGTATCTGGGATATTAAAAAGCACATCGGCATCGTGTCATCGGCGTTGCAGTGGGAATACCGCGCTTCCACCAATGTGCTGACCACGGTTATTTCCGGTTTGTACGACAGTATCGGTCTGTACCGCAGCAGTGGCGATGATGATAAACAGCTGGCGTTAAGGTGGCTTGAGTTAATTGGGTTACGTCATAAGGCCAACCAAAGTCTGCAGCATTTATCTTATGGAGAACAGCGGCTGGTATTAATTGCGCGGGCGCTGATTAAGCAGCCGCCGTTATTGATTCTGGATGAACCCTGTCAGGGACTGGATGACCCCAGCCGCCATCTGGTACTGGCTTTTATTGCCCGACTGGCAGAACAGCAGAAAATTACGCTGCTGTATGTTACTCATCATGCCGATGAAATACCGGCAGCCATTCAGCAGCGGTTATTCTTCCGTATGCAGGATGGTGCTAGTCGTATCGAAATAAGCAGGCAATAA
- the dapC gene encoding succinyldiaminopimelate transaminase: MNPDLSKLQPYPFEKLAQLKAAVTPPAGLPHIALSIGEPQHPSPAFVQQAMIDNISRLENYPTTKGLPELSSTIAHWLQRRFNLQTIDPVTQVIPVNGTREAIFAFTQAAVDRSQPDALVVSPNPFYQIYEGAAYLAGATPYFLPCLAANNFHPDYKAVPADVWERCQLLFLCSPGNPTGAVLSFEQFAELIELADRHNFILASDECYSEIYVDGKEAPMGLLEACARLGRHDYKNCVVFHSLSKRSNLPGLRSGFIAGDAALLKPFLLYRTYHGCAMPLQTQLASIAAWNDEQHVVENRELYTQKFRAVIDILSPVLPVQQTDASFYLWVETPINEETFAQQLFAQQNVTVLPGSYLSRTVNDINPGKNRVRMALVAGVDECIEAAQRIRAFVESL, translated from the coding sequence ATGAACCCCGATCTGAGCAAGCTGCAACCCTACCCGTTTGAGAAACTGGCCCAACTGAAGGCCGCGGTTACCCCACCTGCCGGGCTGCCACACATCGCCCTGTCCATCGGTGAACCGCAGCATCCGTCGCCGGCCTTTGTGCAGCAAGCCATGATCGACAACATCAGCCGGCTGGAAAATTACCCCACCACCAAAGGCCTGCCGGAACTGAGCAGCACCATCGCCCACTGGCTGCAGCGCCGTTTTAACCTGCAAACCATCGACCCAGTGACCCAGGTGATTCCGGTTAACGGCACCCGCGAAGCCATTTTTGCCTTTACTCAGGCCGCGGTTGATCGCAGCCAGCCCGATGCTCTGGTGGTGTCGCCCAACCCCTTCTATCAGATTTACGAAGGCGCCGCGTATCTGGCCGGCGCCACGCCGTATTTTCTGCCCTGTCTGGCGGCCAATAATTTCCATCCCGACTATAAAGCCGTACCGGCCGACGTCTGGGAGCGCTGCCAGCTGCTGTTCCTCTGCTCGCCCGGCAACCCGACCGGTGCGGTGCTGAGTTTTGAACAATTCGCTGAGCTGATTGAGCTGGCCGATCGTCATAACTTTATTCTGGCCAGTGATGAGTGTTATTCAGAAATTTACGTCGATGGCAAAGAAGCACCCATGGGCCTGCTGGAAGCCTGCGCACGTCTGGGCCGCCACGATTATAAAAACTGCGTGGTGTTTCACTCGCTGTCCAAACGCTCCAACCTGCCGGGCCTGCGTTCCGGTTTTATTGCCGGCGACGCCGCGCTGCTGAAACCCTTTTTGCTCTACCGCACCTACCACGGCTGTGCCATGCCGCTGCAAACCCAGCTGGCCTCCATCGCCGCCTGGAACGACGAGCAGCACGTAGTAGAAAACCGCGAGTTATACACACAAAAATTCCGTGCCGTGATCGATATTCTCAGCCCGGTGTTACCGGTGCAGCAAACCGACGCCAGTTTTTATCTGTGGGTAGAAACGCCCATTAATGAAGAAACCTTTGCCCAGCAATTATTCGCCCAGCAAAACGTCACCGTGCTGCCCGGTTCGTATTTATCCCGCACGGTAAATGACATTAATCCGGGTAAAAACCGCGTGCGCATGGCCTTAGTCGCCGGCGTGGATGAATGCATTGAAGCCGCGCAGCGTATCCGCGCCTTTGTTGAAAGCCTGTAA
- the ilvC gene encoding ketol-acid reductoisomerase encodes MSANYFNTLNLREKLDQLGRCRFMDRSEFESGCDFLKGKKVVIIGCGAQGLNQGLNMRDSGLDVSYTLRAEAIAEKRQSWKNATDNGFTVGTYEELIPQADLLINLTPDKQHTAVINAVMPLMKQGAALGYSHGFNIVEEGMQIRSDLTVVMVAPKCPGSEVREEYKRGFGVPTLIAVHPENDPNGEGWDIAKAWAAGTGGHRAGCLESSFVAEVKSDLMGEQTILCGMLQTGAILGFEKMVEDGIDEGYAAKLIQYGWETVTEALKYGGITNMMDRLSNPAKIVAFDMAEDLKELMRPLFRKHQDDIMSGEFSRNMMIDWANNDANLLKWREETAETGFEKAPASDVKIDEQEYFDHGILLVAMIKAGVELAFETMVESGIVEESAYYESLHETPLIANTIARRKLYEMNVVISDTAEYGNYLFSHAAVPLLREKFMPHISTDVIGKGLKVKSTSVDNKRLIEVNELIRNHPVEWIGQELRGYMTDMKRIVEASN; translated from the coding sequence ATGAGTGCTAACTATTTCAATACCCTGAACCTGCGTGAAAAGCTGGATCAGCTGGGCCGCTGCCGTTTTATGGACCGTTCTGAGTTCGAGTCCGGCTGTGATTTTCTGAAAGGCAAAAAAGTCGTCATCATCGGCTGTGGTGCTCAGGGTCTGAACCAGGGCCTGAACATGCGTGATTCTGGCCTGGATGTGTCTTACACCCTGCGCGCAGAAGCCATTGCGGAAAAGCGTCAGTCCTGGAAAAACGCCACTGACAACGGTTTCACTGTTGGCACCTACGAAGAACTGATCCCGCAGGCTGACCTGCTGATCAACCTGACCCCGGACAAGCAGCACACTGCCGTTATCAACGCCGTGATGCCGCTGATGAAGCAAGGCGCAGCCCTGGGCTACAGCCACGGTTTCAACATCGTGGAAGAAGGCATGCAGATCCGTTCTGACCTGACTGTAGTCATGGTGGCACCGAAGTGCCCGGGTTCTGAAGTGCGTGAAGAATACAAGCGTGGTTTCGGTGTACCGACCCTGATCGCTGTGCACCCGGAAAACGACCCGAACGGCGAAGGCTGGGACATCGCCAAAGCCTGGGCCGCTGGTACCGGTGGTCACCGTGCGGGCTGCCTGGAATCTTCTTTCGTAGCCGAAGTGAAGTCTGACCTGATGGGCGAACAAACCATTCTGTGCGGCATGCTGCAGACTGGCGCCATCCTGGGCTTCGAGAAAATGGTTGAAGACGGTATCGACGAAGGTTACGCCGCCAAGCTGATCCAGTACGGCTGGGAAACTGTGACCGAAGCGCTGAAATACGGCGGCATCACCAACATGATGGATCGTCTGTCCAACCCGGCGAAAATCGTTGCCTTCGACATGGCCGAAGACCTGAAAGAACTGATGCGCCCGCTGTTCCGCAAGCATCAGGACGACATCATGAGCGGCGAATTCTCCCGCAACATGATGATCGACTGGGCCAATAACGATGCCAACCTGCTGAAATGGCGTGAAGAAACCGCAGAAACCGGCTTCGAAAAAGCCCCGGCGTCTGACGTTAAGATCGACGAGCAGGAATACTTCGACCACGGCATCCTGCTGGTTGCCATGATCAAAGCCGGCGTAGAACTGGCGTTTGAAACCATGGTTGAGAGCGGCATTGTTGAAGAGTCTGCTTACTACGAGTCTCTGCACGAAACTCCGCTGATCGCCAACACCATCGCCCGTCGCAAACTGTACGAAATGAACGTGGTGATCTCTGACACCGCTGAATACGGTAACTACCTGTTCTCTCACGCTGCGGTACCGCTGCTGCGCGAGAAGTTCATGCCGCACATCAGCACCGACGTGATCGGTAAAGGCCTGAAAGTGAAGTCCACTTCTGTCGACAACAAGCGTCTGATCGAAGTGAACGAACTGATCCGCAACCACCCGGTAGAGTGGATCGGTCAGGAACTGCGTGGCTACATGACCGACATGAAGCGCATTGTAGAAGCCTCTAACTAA
- a CDS encoding methyl-accepting chemotaxis protein, which translates to MRIRHRLILMAALPAVLTSLIFFYVWQQMPQVVANATRLFDERMTPVWLLSAISRATADGVVDVAHQSRAQMLMWPDAQQRLQQARTQIEDSWQQYQRLATSASEQALLQQHPEAYPQLQTALDRLQQFIEQRESYSMGRWIDMDMYPQISPMLQLVDQLIALQTELAAAGAAEAEAQTRQTIRAIAALATVLILAMAALGWLGYRRILNPLRNIRNRVIEVETTHDLGLRIELQNRDELGELARAFNQMMDSISSTFQTLHQNGRQLSEAAVELRQLAGDTGNLAREQLGSMHETSQQMEQVHAAAQQVNRVTDQAASATQDVAQLVSHGDQTVQAVVKAIADTSARTEQSAGFARGLLEHSGNIGTVLDVISSIAEQTNLLALNAAIEAARAGEHGRGFAVVADEVRTLARRTADSTREIAALVENIQQGADQTASSLNDVSSLTDYMVQQAQAAGQALADIRQAAEALQETGHAVASLSHEQLQISAAIQQRTHSMTAQASQTESQASATEALSQQLEQLAVQQKTALSRFGI; encoded by the coding sequence ATGCGCATCCGCCACCGGCTGATCCTGATGGCCGCTTTACCCGCCGTACTCACCAGCCTGATTTTTTTCTATGTGTGGCAACAAATGCCGCAGGTGGTCGCCAATGCCACCCGGCTGTTTGACGAACGCATGACCCCGGTGTGGTTACTCAGTGCCATCAGCCGTGCCACCGCCGATGGCGTGGTGGATGTGGCACACCAGAGCCGCGCCCAGATGCTGATGTGGCCGGACGCGCAGCAACGCCTGCAGCAAGCCCGCACACAGATTGAAGATTCCTGGCAGCAGTATCAGCGGCTGGCCACTTCCGCCAGCGAACAGGCCTTATTGCAGCAACACCCTGAGGCTTACCCACAACTGCAGACCGCCCTCGACCGCCTGCAGCAATTTATTGAGCAGCGCGAGTCGTACAGCATGGGCCGCTGGATTGATATGGATATGTACCCGCAGATCAGCCCCATGCTGCAACTGGTTGATCAGTTGATTGCGTTACAGACGGAACTGGCAGCGGCCGGCGCCGCCGAGGCCGAAGCGCAAACCCGGCAAACCATCCGCGCCATCGCCGCACTGGCCACGGTTCTGATTCTGGCCATGGCGGCGCTGGGCTGGCTGGGCTACCGGCGCATTCTGAACCCGCTGCGGAATATCCGTAACCGGGTGATTGAAGTGGAGACAACCCATGATCTTGGCTTGCGCATTGAACTGCAGAATCGGGATGAGCTGGGTGAGCTGGCACGGGCGTTTAATCAGATGATGGACAGCATCAGCAGCACCTTTCAGACCCTGCATCAGAATGGCCGCCAACTCAGTGAGGCGGCGGTAGAACTGCGTCAGCTGGCCGGCGACACCGGCAATCTGGCGCGCGAACAGCTGGGCAGCATGCACGAAACCAGTCAGCAGATGGAACAGGTACACGCTGCCGCGCAGCAGGTGAACCGGGTTACCGATCAGGCCGCCAGCGCCACCCAGGATGTCGCCCAGCTGGTCAGCCACGGCGACCAGACCGTGCAGGCGGTGGTTAAGGCCATTGCCGACACCAGCGCCCGCACCGAGCAGTCGGCCGGGTTTGCCCGTGGCTTGCTGGAACATTCCGGCAATATCGGCACCGTGCTGGATGTGATCAGCAGCATTGCCGAACAGACCAACCTGCTGGCGCTGAACGCGGCAATTGAAGCGGCACGGGCCGGTGAACACGGCCGCGGCTTTGCGGTGGTGGCTGATGAAGTGCGCACATTGGCGCGCCGTACCGCCGATTCCACCCGGGAAATTGCGGCGTTGGTGGAGAATATTCAGCAAGGTGCCGACCAGACCGCCAGCAGCCTGAATGATGTCAGCAGCTTAACCGATTATATGGTGCAACAGGCGCAGGCCGCCGGGCAGGCGCTGGCCGATATCCGCCAGGCCGCCGAGGCGCTGCAGGAAACCGGCCATGCGGTGGCGTCACTCAGCCATGAGCAGTTGCAGATCAGTGCCGCCATTCAGCAGCGCACCCACAGCATGACGGCCCAGGCCAGCCAGACCGAAAGTCAGGCCAGTGCCACCGAAGCTCTGAGCCAGCAACTGGAACAGCTGGCGGTGCAGCAAAAAACCGCCCTCAGCCGCTTCGGCATTTAA
- a CDS encoding GGDEF domain-containing protein yields MAPHLLQRSLDDLISKEAIHTVVQPIVDLRRQCALGYEALSRGEQGHLLQRPDLMFQAAHQFDRIPELELLCIRSAVKHFAAEQAEGLLFLNVCPQSLLNYAEEISSLTLLLQQRGLQPANVVLEISERFPIDNTAQFLTLLGHLKELGYSIAIDDLGSGYSGLKLWSEIRPHYVKIDRHFIDRIDQDPVKQAFVTSVVQLCEQLQCEVIAEGIETVGELNLIRSLGIHIGQGYLLGKPQSQPAFLTPERTPAPPPNSYGKGLEQPIGNLCQNVRAIDAQLPMRQVDELFRTRPELMSLPVLAQQRPVGLLERRRLLEAFALPYGRALFERKTASHFMQQNPLIVDASMTLETVSKIITDDTEHELPPQIIVTHAGEYQGVVNSKDLLKHITDSQLQKARYANPLTLLPGNVPVDEHIASLLRVQQNFSLLYADLNYFKPFNDHYGYRQGDAVLRWLGKLLQQFSSRDTFVGHIGGDDFVLISEEPDIARLCDDILQGFASGVTDFLSAEDRQRGYIPGTDRAGNACHLPLLSLAIGVVPSTLLPNNDPQTLAQLAAQAKHLAKQKNDSAWHLLGNSHPPLRPALRAVQL; encoded by the coding sequence ATGGCACCGCATCTGCTGCAACGCAGTCTGGACGATCTGATCAGCAAGGAAGCCATTCACACCGTTGTACAACCCATTGTCGATTTACGCCGGCAATGCGCGCTGGGTTATGAAGCACTCAGCCGGGGCGAACAGGGGCATCTGCTACAACGCCCGGACCTGATGTTTCAGGCTGCGCACCAGTTTGACCGCATTCCCGAACTGGAGCTGCTGTGTATCCGCAGTGCGGTAAAACACTTTGCTGCCGAACAGGCCGAAGGCCTGTTATTTCTGAATGTCTGCCCGCAAAGTCTGCTGAATTATGCCGAAGAAATCAGCAGCCTGACGCTGTTGCTGCAACAGCGTGGCCTGCAACCGGCCAATGTGGTGCTGGAAATATCCGAACGCTTTCCCATCGACAATACTGCGCAGTTTTTAACCCTGCTCGGCCACCTGAAAGAACTGGGTTACAGCATTGCCATCGATGATCTGGGCAGCGGCTATTCCGGCCTCAAACTCTGGTCAGAAATCCGTCCGCATTACGTCAAAATTGATCGCCATTTTATCGACCGCATTGATCAGGACCCGGTCAAGCAAGCCTTTGTCACCTCAGTGGTGCAGCTGTGTGAGCAACTGCAGTGCGAAGTGATTGCCGAAGGTATTGAAACCGTTGGTGAACTGAACCTGATCCGCAGTCTGGGTATTCATATTGGCCAGGGCTATCTGCTGGGTAAACCGCAAAGTCAGCCGGCATTTTTAACCCCGGAACGCACGCCGGCACCGCCGCCCAACAGTTATGGCAAAGGGCTTGAGCAACCCATTGGTAATTTATGCCAGAACGTCCGCGCCATTGATGCCCAGCTGCCGATGCGCCAGGTGGATGAATTATTCCGCACCCGGCCAGAACTGATGTCGCTGCCGGTGCTGGCACAGCAACGCCCGGTCGGTTTACTGGAACGGCGACGGTTGCTGGAAGCCTTTGCCCTGCCCTATGGCCGTGCCTTATTTGAACGCAAAACCGCCAGCCATTTTATGCAGCAGAATCCGCTGATTGTGGATGCCAGCATGACGCTGGAAACGGTGAGTAAAATCATTACCGACGACACCGAGCACGAATTGCCACCGCAGATTATCGTTACCCACGCCGGCGAATATCAGGGCGTGGTGAACAGTAAAGATCTGCTTAAACACATCACCGACAGCCAGCTGCAGAAAGCCCGTTACGCCAACCCGCTGACTCTGCTGCCCGGTAACGTGCCAGTGGATGAACACATCGCCTCGTTATTGCGGGTGCAACAGAATTTCAGTCTGCTCTATGCCGACCTGAATTATTTCAAACCCTTTAACGACCACTATGGTTATCGTCAGGGCGATGCGGTGTTGCGCTGGCTGGGCAAGCTGCTGCAACAATTCAGCAGTCGCGACACCTTTGTCGGCCATATCGGTGGTGATGATTTTGTGCTGATCAGCGAGGAACCGGATATTGCCCGCTTATGCGACGATATTCTGCAAGGCTTCGCCAGCGGCGTAACTGATTTTCTCAGTGCCGAAGACCGCCAGCGTGGCTATATTCCCGGTACCGACCGCGCCGGCAATGCCTGCCACTTGCCGTTACTGAGCCTCGCCATTGGTGTCGTTCCCTCAACCCTGCTGCCCAACAACGATCCGCAAACCCTGGCGCAGCTGGCCGCTCAGGCCAAACACCTGGCCAAACAAAAAAATGACAGCGCCTGGCATCTGCTTGGTAACAGCCACCCGCCGCTAAGGCCTGCCCTGCGCGCCGTACAGCTCTGA
- the pssA gene encoding CDP-diacylglycerol--serine O-phosphatidyltransferase, whose product MSLNDKNESLHDEQADAETEQPCKPAKWPGRKGIYLLPNLFTTGALFSGFYAVVASMNGDFINASIAIFVAMILDGMDGRVARLTNTQSDFGAEYDSLADMVSFGVAPALVAFSWALQDLGKVGWVAAFIYVAGAALRLARFNTQLDTADKNFFTGLASPAAAAIVAGTVWVFSETGVKGEEVAWLMAVIVPAAGLLMVSNFKYHSFKGLDLRGKVPFVAMLAVVFGFVIVSMDPAKVLLMIFMAYGLSGPSYEVWLRWKGRHSS is encoded by the coding sequence ATGAGTCTTAACGATAAGAACGAATCTCTGCACGACGAGCAGGCAGACGCTGAAACGGAACAACCCTGTAAACCAGCTAAGTGGCCTGGCCGTAAAGGTATCTACCTGTTACCGAACCTGTTCACCACCGGCGCCTTGTTCTCTGGCTTCTATGCCGTAGTGGCCAGTATGAACGGCGACTTTATTAATGCCTCTATTGCTATCTTTGTAGCCATGATTCTGGATGGTATGGACGGCCGCGTGGCTCGTCTCACTAATACGCAGAGTGATTTCGGTGCCGAGTATGACAGCCTCGCCGATATGGTGTCTTTTGGCGTGGCACCAGCGCTGGTGGCCTTCAGCTGGGCATTGCAGGATTTAGGTAAAGTCGGCTGGGTTGCTGCTTTTATTTATGTGGCCGGTGCAGCTTTGCGACTGGCGCGCTTTAATACCCAGCTCGACACTGCGGATAAGAACTTCTTCACCGGCCTGGCCAGTCCGGCGGCGGCAGCTATTGTGGCCGGTACCGTCTGGGTGTTCAGTGAAACTGGTGTTAAAGGGGAAGAGGTGGCCTGGTTGATGGCGGTGATAGTGCCGGCAGCGGGTTTGCTGATGGTCAGTAACTTTAAATATCACAGCTTCAAAGGTCTCGACCTGCGTGGCAAGGTTCCTTTTGTCGCCATGTTGGCGGTCGTGTTTGGTTTCGTCATCGTTTCGATGGATCCGGCAAAAGTACTGCTGATGATTTTTATGGCGTATGGATTATCCGGACCTTCTTATGAAGTATGGCTGCGCTGGAAGGGGCGACACAGCAGTTGA